The following proteins come from a genomic window of Runella rosea:
- a CDS encoding helix-turn-helix domain-containing protein — protein sequence MDKPETLEELYKRKFEWMPDGIRNDIGHFNVFELKPLVGKPIPYKRRDYYKIMLVIGHSKVHYANKVIEVQKQAVSFSNPHIPYKWEHVDDVREGFFCIFNHHFFHQFGNLNQYEVFQPNGTHVFELTDEQVNKLKIIYERMFEEINSEYIYKYDVLRNLVFELLHFAMKIQPSSLFDKQSGNASQRISALFLELLERQFPIDDVHQGIQFRTASDFANQLNVHVNHLNRAVKEITQKTTSQLIAERVLQEAKILLKHSRWNVSEIAYGLGFKELTHFNNFFKKHTQLSPLKFRSV from the coding sequence ATGGACAAGCCTGAAACTTTAGAAGAACTTTATAAAAGAAAATTTGAGTGGATGCCCGATGGGATTCGCAACGATATTGGGCATTTCAATGTGTTTGAATTGAAACCGCTGGTTGGTAAGCCTATTCCCTATAAACGCCGTGATTATTATAAAATCATGTTGGTTATTGGTCATAGCAAAGTGCATTATGCTAATAAAGTAATTGAAGTTCAAAAACAAGCAGTGTCTTTTTCCAATCCTCATATCCCTTACAAATGGGAGCACGTGGATGATGTTCGGGAAGGTTTTTTCTGCATTTTTAATCATCATTTTTTTCATCAATTCGGAAACCTGAACCAATATGAAGTATTTCAACCCAACGGTACCCACGTATTTGAATTGACTGATGAACAAGTCAATAAGCTGAAAATCATCTACGAGCGTATGTTTGAAGAAATCAATTCTGAATATATTTACAAGTACGATGTCTTGAGAAATCTTGTGTTTGAGTTGTTGCACTTTGCGATGAAAATACAGCCGTCTTCTCTATTTGATAAACAATCTGGCAATGCATCGCAGCGAATCTCGGCTTTGTTTTTAGAGCTGTTAGAGCGACAATTTCCCATTGATGATGTTCATCAGGGCATCCAATTTCGTACTGCTTCTGATTTTGCTAATCAATTAAATGTGCATGTCAATCACCTCAATCGTGCTGTAAAAGAAATCACACAAAAAACCACCTCTCAACTCATCGCCGAGCGGGTTTTACAGGAGGCAAAAATCCTTTTGAAGCATAGCCGTTGGAATGTTAGTGAAATCGCCTATGGATTGGGATTTAAGGAATTAACGCACTTTAATAACTTCTTTAAAAAACACACACAGCTCAGTCCACTAAAATTTAGGAGTGTTTGA
- a CDS encoding helix-turn-helix domain-containing protein, whose product MEIYDTIKKYNETFNHKTLHPLISLVDLNKSNPLKRNKFTLGFYAIVIKETRCGDLRYGNKYYDYAEGTMVFFGPGQIITNEPEGELHQPYGTALIFHPDLIKGTSLGKQIHEYSFFSYQSNEALHLSEKEKEIVSTCFGNVGSEISQNIDRHSKKLIVANLELLLKYCSRFYDRQFITRENAHHGMIEQFEGLLNEYIFGKKLKMEGLPAVSYFAEQLHLSPNYFGDLIKRETGKSALEFIHLKLLDAAKEMVLDTTKSISEVAYELGFKYPQHFTRLFKQKVGMTPLEYRMVN is encoded by the coding sequence ATGGAAATATACGATACCATTAAAAAGTACAACGAGACATTTAACCACAAAACGTTGCACCCGCTTATCAGTTTGGTTGATTTGAACAAGTCGAACCCACTGAAAAGAAACAAGTTTACGCTGGGTTTTTATGCTATTGTCATTAAAGAAACTCGGTGTGGAGATTTGCGTTACGGCAATAAATATTATGACTATGCCGAAGGTACCATGGTGTTTTTTGGGCCTGGGCAGATAATTACGAATGAACCCGAGGGGGAGCTACATCAACCCTATGGCACAGCCCTTATATTTCATCCTGACCTCATTAAAGGCACGAGTTTGGGAAAGCAGATTCATGAATATTCGTTTTTTAGCTATCAATCCAACGAGGCATTGCATCTTTCTGAGAAAGAGAAAGAAATTGTGAGTACTTGTTTTGGAAATGTAGGCTCTGAAATTAGTCAAAATATTGACCGACACAGTAAAAAGCTGATTGTAGCAAACCTTGAATTGCTTTTGAAGTATTGTTCTCGTTTCTATGACCGCCAGTTTATTACCCGTGAAAATGCCCATCACGGAATGATAGAACAGTTTGAGGGATTGTTAAACGAATATATTTTTGGGAAAAAACTTAAAATGGAGGGTCTGCCCGCCGTTTCTTACTTTGCCGAACAATTGCACCTTTCACCCAACTACTTCGGCGATTTAATAAAAAGGGAAACGGGCAAGTCAGCCCTAGAGTTTATTCATTTGAAATTATTGGATGCGGCAAAAGAAATGGTCTTGGATACGACCAAGTCAATAAGTGAAGTAGCGTACGAGCTTGGTTTTAAATATCCCCAACATTTTACCCGACTCTTTAAACAAAAAGTCGGGATGACGCCCCTTGAGTATCGTATGGTAAATTAA